The following are from one region of the Plutella xylostella chromosome 21, ilPluXylo3.1, whole genome shotgun sequence genome:
- the LOC105395336 gene encoding uncharacterized protein LOC105395336 isoform X1: MDTDAHAITVDVLIENNPDIKEILKLDPSAGKSEENADNPSPSPCGSPRHEGGDGDPPHSTHSFKKPWTPKKKTETVTTPDLNVDPHLIHGASAVAGSATNTATENCRIFLTGSVEKIHTIPLNKSAKVNLISDDQSAGLYKINKKYLSKRLCTGKLPQAFESVYEKFFMNKHCEDLCKEERKTKLLRDFLPELPDHHFKKLEMYCSPENLLKGTEITFASSYPFATFSAQSQVKEYLMSSVDKVKDQDQPFTFIKSKLRRAENTPSCYFKRLKYRGLRFSPLSEKEASQSSSQDKEKESAASSSSSQEKDTSTAQADDAELIPGKDSLYRIRLYRPFPYSPRERLRSFQSGARHPVLAQDVVLSGRHTLQDFRDFIKCPNDVGLRVDVSDHPDISNVSSCKELFPSGYILVSNTIYNDCRPGCSDLSAGVREWGRRRGLQVFHRGDMGEARLDTLEVVLGYPEVYVHQGNCEHLFAFSEVRLVSTDDPLSLSAYPCSTMCTTLQAVYCTTCAEFSAKWIVTECERVPFDPAFFCDSCLKMYLYVDGVKVGHFKAYPFTNSD, from the exons ATGGATACAGATGCTCATGCGATAACAGTAGATGTACTTATCGAAAACAATCCAGATATCAAAGAAATACTAAAACTGGATCCTTCTGCTGGTAAATCTGAAGAGAATGCTGACAATCCATCTCCGTCCCCCTGTGGCTCCCCGAGGCACGAGGGCGGCGACGGGGACCCGCCTCACAGCACCCACAGCTTCAAGAAACCCTGGACCCCTAAgaagaaaactgaaacagTAACAACACCAGATTTGAATGTTGATCCACATCTTATTCATGGTGCCTCTGCAGTTGCAG GATCTGCCACCAATACTGCAACAGAAAATTGtagaatatttttaacagGTTCAGTAGAGAAAATTCACACTAttcctttaaataaaagtgCCAAGGTGAATTTGATAAGTGATGATCAATCTGCCGgcctttataaaataaataagaagtaTTTGAGTAAGCGGCTGTGCACCGGGAAGCTTCCTCAAGCATTTGAATCAGTTTATGAAAAGTTCTTTATGAATAAACACTGTGAAGATTTATgcaaagaagaaagaaaaacaaaattattgagAGACTTCCTCCCTGAGCTGCCAGACCACCATTTTAAGAAGCTGGAAATGTATTGCAG ccCAGAAAACCTATTAAAAGGCACGGAAATAACATTTGCAAGTTCATACCCCTTCGCCACATTCTCAGCTCAATCACAAGTGAAGGAATACCTCATGTCCAGTGTGGACAAGGTGAAGGACCAGGACCAACCGTTCACCTTCATAAAGAGCAAGCTCCGGAGAGCCGAGAACACACCATCCTGTTACTTCAAGAGGCTGAAGTACAGGGGGCTGAGGTTCTCTCCACTGAGT GAGAAAGAAGCAAGTCAGTCAAGTTCACAAGACAAAGAAAAGGAGTCAGCTGCATCAAGCTCAAGCTCTCAAGAGAAAGACACAAGTACTGCACAAGCAGATGACGCTGAACTGATTCCCGGCAAGGACTCGCTGTACAGGATCCGTCTGTACCGACCCTTCCCCTACAGCCCTAGGGAGAGATTGAGG TCCTTCCAGAGCGGCGCCCGCCACCCCGTGCTGGCGCAGGACGTGGTGCTGTCGGGGCGGCACACGCTGCAAGACTTCAGAGACTTCATCAAGTGTCCCAACGACGTGGGGTTGAGGGTGGACGTGTCCGACCATCCGGATATCAGCAATGTGTCTAGTTGTAAG GAGCTATTCCCCTCCGGCTACATCCTAGTCTCCAACACAATCTACAACGACTGTCGTCCGGGTTGCAGCGACCTGAGCGCCGGCGTGCGCGAGTGGGGGCGGCGCCGCGGGCTCCAGGTGTTCCACAGGGGGGACATGGGGGAGGCACGGCTGGACACGTTGGAGGTCGTGTTGGGGTATCCTGAG GTATATGTCCACCAAGGCAACTGCGAGCACCTATTCGCGTTCTCAGAGGTCCGTCTAGTGAGCACCGACGACCCCTTGTCGCTCTCAGCCTACCCTTGTTCCACGATGTGCACAACCCTACAAGCCGTATACTGCACTACCTGCGCAGAGTTCTCCGCTAAATGGATCGTCACTGAGTGTGAAAGGGTTCCATTTGATCCGGCGTTCTTCTGTGACTCGTGTCTAAAGATGTATTTGTACGTGGATGGTGTTAAAGTGGGACATTTTAAAGCGTACCCGTTTACGAATAGTGATTGA
- the LOC105395336 gene encoding uncharacterized protein LOC105395336 isoform X2 → MDTDAHAITVDVLIENNPDIKEILKLDPSAGKSEENADNPSPSPCGSPRHEGGDGDPPHSTHSFKKPWTPKKKTETVTTPDLNVDPHLIHGASAVAGSATNTATENCRIFLTGSVEKIHTIPLNKSAKVNLISDDQSAGLYKINKKYLSKRLCTGKLPQAFESVYEKFFMNKHCEDLCKEERKTKLLRDFLPELPDHHFKKLEMYCSPENLLKGTEITFASSYPFATFSAQSQVKEYLMSSVDKVKDQDQPFTFIKSKLRRAENTPSCYFKRLKYRGLRFSPLSEKEASQSSSQDKEKESAASSSSSQEKDTSTAQADDAELIPGKDSLYRIRLYRPFPYSPRERLRSGARHPVLAQDVVLSGRHTLQDFRDFIKCPNDVGLRVDVSDHPDISNVSSCKELFPSGYILVSNTIYNDCRPGCSDLSAGVREWGRRRGLQVFHRGDMGEARLDTLEVVLGYPEVYVHQGNCEHLFAFSEVRLVSTDDPLSLSAYPCSTMCTTLQAVYCTTCAEFSAKWIVTECERVPFDPAFFCDSCLKMYLYVDGVKVGHFKAYPFTNSD, encoded by the exons ATGGATACAGATGCTCATGCGATAACAGTAGATGTACTTATCGAAAACAATCCAGATATCAAAGAAATACTAAAACTGGATCCTTCTGCTGGTAAATCTGAAGAGAATGCTGACAATCCATCTCCGTCCCCCTGTGGCTCCCCGAGGCACGAGGGCGGCGACGGGGACCCGCCTCACAGCACCCACAGCTTCAAGAAACCCTGGACCCCTAAgaagaaaactgaaacagTAACAACACCAGATTTGAATGTTGATCCACATCTTATTCATGGTGCCTCTGCAGTTGCAG GATCTGCCACCAATACTGCAACAGAAAATTGtagaatatttttaacagGTTCAGTAGAGAAAATTCACACTAttcctttaaataaaagtgCCAAGGTGAATTTGATAAGTGATGATCAATCTGCCGgcctttataaaataaataagaagtaTTTGAGTAAGCGGCTGTGCACCGGGAAGCTTCCTCAAGCATTTGAATCAGTTTATGAAAAGTTCTTTATGAATAAACACTGTGAAGATTTATgcaaagaagaaagaaaaacaaaattattgagAGACTTCCTCCCTGAGCTGCCAGACCACCATTTTAAGAAGCTGGAAATGTATTGCAG ccCAGAAAACCTATTAAAAGGCACGGAAATAACATTTGCAAGTTCATACCCCTTCGCCACATTCTCAGCTCAATCACAAGTGAAGGAATACCTCATGTCCAGTGTGGACAAGGTGAAGGACCAGGACCAACCGTTCACCTTCATAAAGAGCAAGCTCCGGAGAGCCGAGAACACACCATCCTGTTACTTCAAGAGGCTGAAGTACAGGGGGCTGAGGTTCTCTCCACTGAGT GAGAAAGAAGCAAGTCAGTCAAGTTCACAAGACAAAGAAAAGGAGTCAGCTGCATCAAGCTCAAGCTCTCAAGAGAAAGACACAAGTACTGCACAAGCAGATGACGCTGAACTGATTCCCGGCAAGGACTCGCTGTACAGGATCCGTCTGTACCGACCCTTCCCCTACAGCCCTAGGGAGAGATTGAGG AGCGGCGCCCGCCACCCCGTGCTGGCGCAGGACGTGGTGCTGTCGGGGCGGCACACGCTGCAAGACTTCAGAGACTTCATCAAGTGTCCCAACGACGTGGGGTTGAGGGTGGACGTGTCCGACCATCCGGATATCAGCAATGTGTCTAGTTGTAAG GAGCTATTCCCCTCCGGCTACATCCTAGTCTCCAACACAATCTACAACGACTGTCGTCCGGGTTGCAGCGACCTGAGCGCCGGCGTGCGCGAGTGGGGGCGGCGCCGCGGGCTCCAGGTGTTCCACAGGGGGGACATGGGGGAGGCACGGCTGGACACGTTGGAGGTCGTGTTGGGGTATCCTGAG GTATATGTCCACCAAGGCAACTGCGAGCACCTATTCGCGTTCTCAGAGGTCCGTCTAGTGAGCACCGACGACCCCTTGTCGCTCTCAGCCTACCCTTGTTCCACGATGTGCACAACCCTACAAGCCGTATACTGCACTACCTGCGCAGAGTTCTCCGCTAAATGGATCGTCACTGAGTGTGAAAGGGTTCCATTTGATCCGGCGTTCTTCTGTGACTCGTGTCTAAAGATGTATTTGTACGTGGATGGTGTTAAAGTGGGACATTTTAAAGCGTACCCGTTTACGAATAGTGATTGA